The Dehalococcoidales bacterium genomic interval TTTCAGCCAGTACTTCCCGACCATCCTTCTTAGGAAGGTTTAAGTCGAGTAAAATCAGGTCAGGACGGACGGCATCGGCATACTTATCCTGACGCCGTAGGAAAGCCATGGCCTCAACACCATCATTGACTACATACATATTATTAGCCACCTTGGCGTCCTTGAGAGCTTCTTCTGCAAGACGCACGTCACCCGCGTTATCCTCCACCATTAGTATTTCAACCGTCTTACCTTTCTTTGCCTCAGTCACGGTATATTCGCCTCCTTCCCCTGTTCAATAATCGGCAGGGTAAAATAGAAAGTGCTGCCCTTGCCTAACTCGGATTCTATCCATATTTGGGGTCGGATGTCAATAACGGACACCAAACCTATCATGCTGCCAGCAGTCCTGCATGGTATCTCTGCTCATATACCACGGGTGACAGGAATCCAAGTCTTGCCTGTCGGCGTTGCCGTTTATAGAA includes:
- a CDS encoding response regulator — its product is MTEAKKGKTVEILMVEDNAGDVRLAEEALKDAKVANNMYVVNDGVEAMAFLRRQDKYADAVRPDLILLDLNLPKKDGREVLAEIKEDPDLKRIPVVILTISKDEEDIIKSYNLHANCYITKPVDFGQFMEVVRAIEDFWFTVVKLPPDGRK